From Streptomyces sp. GSL17-111, one genomic window encodes:
- the smpB gene encoding SsrA-binding protein SmpB, with protein MAKETGRKLIAQHKKARHDYLILDTYECGLVLTGTEVKSLRQGRASLVDGFAQLDGGEMWLHNVHIPEYSQGTWTNHSARRKRKLLMHRAEIDKLTGKLQESGLTLVPLALYFKDGRAKIELALARGKREYDKRQTLREKQDRREAERAISAARRRARR; from the coding sequence GGTCGCAAACTCATCGCGCAGCACAAGAAGGCCCGGCACGACTACCTGATCCTGGACACGTACGAGTGCGGACTCGTGCTGACGGGTACCGAGGTGAAGTCGCTGCGCCAGGGCCGCGCGTCCCTGGTCGACGGATTCGCCCAGCTGGACGGAGGGGAGATGTGGCTGCACAACGTCCACATCCCCGAGTACAGCCAGGGCACGTGGACGAACCACAGTGCCCGCCGCAAGCGGAAGCTGCTGATGCACCGGGCCGAGATCGACAAGCTCACGGGCAAGCTCCAGGAGAGCGGCCTCACGCTGGTGCCCCTGGCGCTGTACTTCAAGGACGGCCGGGCCAAGATCGAGCTCGCGCTCGCCCGGGGCAAGCGCGAGTACGACAAGCGGCAGACGCTGCGGGAGAAGCAGGACCGCCGGGAGGCGGAGCGGGCGATCTCCGCCGCGCGCCGCCGCGCCCGCCGCTGA
- a CDS encoding MFS transporter, translating into MPSTTLLAVSGTTLVAVDLGPRPPRRRPRRPSRLAPYARLFARPGTKAFTTGNLIARMPMGMFTVSAVLMIAMTRDSYALAGAVTAVGLGATAVVGPLTARLVDRFGQARVAVPAVSVAVAAQLALVLCVRADAPAWTLFAAYAACATMPNLGGMARARWTHLFAGDAAARHTANSFEQAADELCFMAGPVLATFLCVTVSPYAGTLSGAALLLTGTLIFAAQRRTEPPVAARDTTAGRGPLRRPGMPALLVTFLATGAVFGSLEVATIAFADAQGQRGLAGLVLGLQAAGSCAAGLLYGLAPPATAPGRRFVVCVTAMACLMTLPLAAAGTGSLAVLAPALLLAGMATAPTMVTGMGIVQATVPPSRLNEGMTLAVTALLGGVALGAALGGWAAEHTDGGTAFTVPAAAALTAAVAAAVSAALRALRRARGVRARRAPRAAPAGR; encoded by the coding sequence ATGCCGTCCACCACCCTGCTGGCCGTCTCCGGGACCACCCTCGTCGCCGTCGACCTCGGGCCCCGGCCGCCGCGCCGCCGCCCGCGCCGGCCCTCCCGCCTCGCCCCCTACGCGCGCCTGTTCGCCCGGCCGGGCACGAAGGCCTTCACCACGGGCAACCTCATCGCGCGGATGCCGATGGGGATGTTCACCGTCTCGGCCGTCCTGATGATCGCCATGACCCGCGACTCGTACGCGCTGGCCGGTGCCGTCACGGCCGTGGGGCTCGGCGCGACGGCCGTCGTCGGCCCGCTCACGGCCCGGCTCGTGGACCGCTTCGGCCAGGCACGCGTCGCCGTGCCGGCCGTCTCGGTGGCCGTCGCCGCCCAGCTGGCGCTCGTCCTGTGCGTCCGCGCCGACGCCCCGGCCTGGACGCTCTTCGCCGCCTACGCCGCCTGTGCCACCATGCCGAACCTGGGCGGCATGGCCCGCGCCCGCTGGACGCACCTCTTCGCGGGCGACGCCGCCGCCCGGCACACCGCCAACTCCTTCGAACAGGCCGCCGACGAACTCTGCTTCATGGCGGGCCCGGTCCTCGCCACCTTCCTGTGCGTCACGGTCAGCCCGTACGCCGGAACACTGTCGGGTGCGGCGCTGCTCCTGACCGGCACGCTGATCTTCGCCGCACAGCGCCGCACCGAACCGCCCGTCGCCGCCCGGGATACCACGGCCGGACGCGGCCCCCTGCGGCGGCCGGGCATGCCCGCGCTCCTGGTGACGTTCCTCGCCACGGGGGCGGTGTTCGGCTCCCTGGAGGTGGCCACCATCGCCTTCGCCGACGCCCAGGGGCAGCGCGGGCTGGCCGGGCTCGTCCTCGGACTCCAGGCGGCGGGTTCCTGCGCCGCCGGGCTGCTGTACGGTCTCGCCCCGCCGGCCACCGCCCCCGGTCGCCGCTTCGTGGTGTGCGTGACGGCGATGGCCTGCCTCATGACCCTGCCCCTGGCCGCCGCCGGCACCGGCAGCCTCGCCGTCCTGGCCCCGGCCCTGCTGCTGGCGGGCATGGCCACGGCCCCGACGATGGTCACCGGCATGGGGATCGTCCAGGCGACCGTCCCGCCGAGCCGCCTCAACGAGGGCATGACGCTCGCCGTCACCGCCCTCCTGGGTGGCGTGGCCCTCGGCGCCGCCCTCGGCGGCTGGGCCGCGGAGCACACCGACGGGGGCACGGCCTTCACCGTGCCCGCCGCCGCCGCGCTCACGGCCGCCGTGGCGGCCGCCGTGAGCGCCGCCCTGCGGGCCCTGCGGCGCGCACGAGGCGTACGGGCCCGGCGGGCCCCGAGGGCCGCACCGGCCGGTCGGTGA
- a CDS encoding LysR family transcriptional regulator, giving the protein MPHTPDPRLLRAFVAVAEELHFTRAAARLFVAQQALSRDVRRLERELAVPLFLRTTRQVTLTADGERLLPHARRVLTAYDELVAAASDGDRPLVVDVAAPVSTGQRVLDAAREAAPELEFVARFHSGLAGAAAGIVAGAVDVSFGRVAGLDPALRAHVDHRLVRHERVAVLLPEGHRLAARTAVPVAELAGETLYAGAGNADTAEWTDYARLLLAGRGARLAPPFPKIEGDAEFVRVVRRRGWSVLASEVFVDVPGMVLRPLTDPVPLSPVSVVWRRGLRHPGLTALLTAGARLSAREGWLVRPPHSWLPAADEALGN; this is encoded by the coding sequence ATGCCCCACACCCCCGACCCCCGGCTGCTGCGCGCGTTCGTCGCCGTCGCCGAGGAACTGCACTTCACCCGCGCCGCCGCCCGGCTGTTCGTGGCGCAGCAGGCGCTGAGCCGCGACGTGCGGCGCCTGGAGCGGGAACTGGCCGTGCCGCTGTTCCTCCGCACGACGCGGCAGGTGACGCTCACGGCCGACGGTGAACGGCTGCTGCCGCACGCCCGGCGGGTCCTGACGGCGTACGACGAACTGGTCGCCGCCGCGTCCGACGGCGACCGCCCGCTGGTCGTGGACGTCGCCGCGCCGGTCAGCACGGGGCAGCGGGTGCTGGACGCGGCCCGGGAGGCGGCGCCCGAGCTGGAGTTCGTGGCCCGCTTCCACAGCGGACTCGCGGGAGCGGCGGCCGGGATCGTCGCCGGGGCCGTCGACGTGTCGTTCGGGAGGGTCGCCGGGCTCGACCCCGCGCTGCGGGCGCACGTCGACCACCGACTCGTCCGTCACGAGCGGGTCGCCGTGCTGCTCCCGGAGGGTCACCGGCTCGCCGCCCGCACGGCCGTACCCGTCGCGGAACTCGCCGGGGAGACGCTCTACGCGGGCGCGGGCAACGCGGACACGGCCGAGTGGACGGACTACGCCCGGCTGCTCCTCGCCGGGCGCGGCGCCCGGCTCGCGCCGCCGTTCCCGAAGATCGAGGGGGACGCCGAGTTCGTCCGCGTCGTCCGCCGCCGGGGCTGGTCCGTGCTGGCGAGCGAGGTGTTCGTCGACGTCCCCGGCATGGTGCTGCGCCCGCTGACGGACCCGGTGCCGCTCTCGCCGGTGTCGGTGGTGTGGCGGCGGGGACTGCGGCACCCCGGGCTGACGGCCCTGCTGACGGCCGGGGCTCGGCTGTCCGCGCGGGAGGGGTGGCTCGTGCGTCCGCCGCATTCCTGGCTGCCCGCGGCTGACGAGGCGCTCGGAAATTGA